A genomic stretch from Asterias rubens chromosome 7, eAstRub1.3, whole genome shotgun sequence includes:
- the LOC117292865 gene encoding tigger transposable element-derived protein 4-like translates to MASIKTKRKCLTLDTKMEIIRAVDAGAKKAEVGRQYAIVSSTLSTILKNRDDIKSRFESSKFQPSRKRCRTALLEDVEEALLRWFQGMRAKNLPVNGLLLREKAERLSEMLGHGNFQASSGWLSRFKERHGILHKQICGESASVDPTSLTTWLKETLPGIIRGYEAKDIFNADETGLFYRLTPDKTLSFKGEQCHGGKQSKERMTVMLCSNMDGSEKLKPLVIGKFKNPRCFKNVQSLPVTYRANRKAWMVSDLFTEWVRRLDRKFSRQSRKVLLFVDNCAAHPKVQNLQAITLQFLPPNTTSHLQPMDQGVIMNMKVHYRKHLVKSLLHSYDSGETPKPIDVKQAI, encoded by the coding sequence ATGGCTAGCATCAAAACCAAGCGTAAGTGTCTTACCCTCGATACCAAGATGGAGATCATCCGGGCTGTGGATGCGGGGGCAAAGAAAGCAGAGGTCGGTCGCCAGTACGCCATCGTCTCAAGTACACTGTCAACCATTTTGAAGAACCGAGATGACATCAAGTCAAGATTTGAGTCGTCGAAGTTTCAACCGTCAAGAAAAAGATGCCGCACTGCTTTGCTGGAAGATGTTGAGGAGGCACTCCTACGGTGGTTTCAAGGGATGCGCGCCAAAAATCTTCCCGTCAACGGACTTCTCCTTCGCGAAAAAGCAGAGCGGCTGTCCGAGATGTTGGGGCACGGGAACTTCCAAGCAAGCTCGGGTTGGCTTTCCCGATTTAAAGAGCGGCACGGCATTCTACACAAGCAGATCTGCGGGGAAAGTGCCAGTGTTGACCCGACATCTCTCACGACCTGGCTGAAAGAAACCCTTCCCGGCATCATCCGTGGCTACGAAGCCAAGGATATTTTCAACGCTGACGAGACTGGTCTTTTTTACCGCCTCACTCCAGACAAGACTTTGTCATTTAAAGGTGAACAGTGTCATGGTGGCAAGCAGAGTAAGGAGCGGATGACGGTGATGCTGTGTTCCAACATGGATGGTTCCGAGAAGCTCAAGCCACTTGTCATCGGGAAGTTCAAGAACCCACGCTGCTTCAAGAATGTTCAATCTCTTCCGGTGACATATCGGGCCAACCGAAAGGCATGGATGGTCTCAGATCTTTTCACCGAATGGGTCCGGCGTTTGGATCGAAAGTTTTCCCGCCAAAGTCGCAAGGTTCTTCTGTTCGTGGACAACTGCGCGGCTCATCCAAAAGTTCAAAACCTTCAGGCCATCACTCTGCAATTCCTACCTCCAAACACGACTTCCCATCTTCAACCCATGGACCAAGGTGTCATCATGAACATGAAAGTTCACTATCGGAAGCATTTAGTGAAAAGTCTCCTTCACAGCTATGACTCAGGTGAAACTCCCAAACCTATTGACGTTAAGCAGGCAATTTAA
- the LOC117293008 gene encoding uncharacterized protein LOC117293008, which translates to MSASATTPPASGGPSTTGLEKVAETLHCPLCLDFYKDPVALTCQHNFCRDCIKRVRTRAVGVCHALECPLCRKIMQLSSRDGVDNIPKNFERQAIVETFQAAEREHAQTVRSLRESVEESITQDLVKQIDKVHQIQEQENEQMVGLGRGERDVFNAAPQPLSDNVFFSQSQTHSGVNPGVREQDTAPSAPFQQEDCSSTPQQQQQRRLHLLQQEQNRLQLKLEQEDVLEARRNRPQQLQEQEWRRQQADRWNELQPQSEAEHQNVKQSSTTSLPSYAQQQPYQYPPILQHSQSLEQEGSALEARRNQPQQPQEPDWRRQQADRWNELQPPSEAEHQSVKQSTSSLPSYVEPQPYQYPPSLQHSQSLPYPLMPTSGSYPYPSSDDSQSYGYRSYPYPYPHKEKTTTPSPQPSLSLSTKETGCSACHFPASSHCADCLRFFCWQCLQDLHNPTRGLYAGHKVTELTACISPSESGDTCPSFPTHGSSVPPTPIKQDPTVTLNTAMASLNVAGELAVMGVTKQTYKIPYFCGITAMGPGKQITVFGQPAKNCKRFHINFQLDKNSKTGDIALHFNPRLTRPVMVVRNSRMKGRYGSEERGGPQFPFKVGRPFKLEFICLLDKFEVRVDNQYFISYKHRIPNLSTIETFVIAGDVVISNVLGCA; encoded by the exons ATGTCTGCGAGTGCAACAACTCCACCGGCTAGTGGTGGTCCCTCCACAACAGGCCTCGAAAAAGTGGCAGAAACACTTCATTGTCCATTATGCTTGGACTTCTACAAAGATCCTGTGGCTTTGACATGTCAGCATAACTTCTGTCGTGACTGCATTAAACGGGTGAGAACCAGGGCAGTTGGTGTTTGCCATGCACTTGAATGCCCGCTATGCAGGAAAATAATGCAGCTGAGCTCCCGAGATGGGGTCGACAACATTCCCAAGAACTTCGAGCGACAGGCGATTGTTGAAACCTTCCAAGCAGCGGAAAGAGAGCATGCACAAACTGTAAGATCATTGAGGGAATCAGTAGAAGAATCAATTACTCAAGATTTGGTGAAACAAATTGATAAAGTACATCAAATTCAAGAACAAGAAAATGAACAGATGGTGGGACTGGGACGTGGAGAAAGGGATGTGTTCAATGCTGCACCACAGCCCCTGTCAGACAACGTTTTCTTCTCTCAAAGTCAAACACACTCCGGAGTTAACCCAGGGGTACGTGAACAGGATACAGCTCCTAGTGCACCCTTTCAGCAAGAAGATTGTTCTTCAACAccgcagcagcagcaacagcgaCGTCTCCATCTGCTGCAGCAAGAACAGAACAGACTGCAGCTAAAGCTCGAGCAAGAGGATGTACTTGAGGCAAGGAGGAATAGACCTCAGCAACTGCAGGAGCAAGAGTGGCGTCGACAGCAAGCTGACAGATGGAATGAACTGCAACCACAATCGGAGGCAGAGCACCAAAATGTAAAGCAAAGTAGTACAACTAGCTTGCCATCGTACGCTCAGCAACAACCTTACCAATATCCACCAATTCTTCAACATTCACAAAGTCTTGAGCAAGAGGGCAGTGCGCTTGAGGCAAGAAGGAACCAACCTCAGCAACCACAGGAGCCAGATTGGCGTCGACAGCAAGCTGACAGATGGAATGAACTGCAACCACCATCAGAGGCAGAGCACCAAAGTGTAAAGCAAAGTACGAGTAGCTTGCCCTCGTATGTCGAACCACAACCTTACCAATATCCACCGAGTCTTCAACATTCACAAAGTCTTCCTTATCCACTGATGCCCACATCTGGAAGTTACCCGTACCCTAGCAGCGATGATAGCCAGAGCTATGGTTATCGCAGCTACCCATACCCGTACCCTCACAAAGAGAAAACCACAACCCCTTCCCCACAACCATCTTTATCGCTGTCTACTAAAGAAACAGGCTGTAGCGCATGCCACTTCCCTGCTTCATCACATTGTGCGGATTGCCTTCGTTTCTTCTGCTGGCAGTGTTTGCAAGATCTCCATAATCCAACAAGGGGCCTCTATGCGGGCCACAAAGTCACCGAGCTCACAGCATGTATTTCACCGTCAGAAAGTGGAGATACTTGTCCATCGTTTCCAACCCATGGTTCTTCTGTCCCACCAACTCCAATTAAGCAAGACCCGACAGTCACTCTAAACACAGCCATG GCATCATTGAACGTTGCTGGTGAACTTGCTGTGATGGGAGTCACTAAACAAACTTAT aaAATTCCCTACTTCTGTGGAATCACTGCCATGGGACCTGGGAAGCAAATCACTGTTTTTGGACAACCAGCCAAGAATTGTAAACG GTTCCACATCAACTTTCAGCTTGATAAGAACAGTAAAACAGGAGACATTGCTCTGCATTTTAACCCTCGACTCACTCGGCCTGTTATGGTGGTTCGTAACTCCAGAATGAAGGGGCGGTATGGTTCAGAGGAAAGGGGCGGACCACAGTTTCCATTCAAGGTTGGACGTCCTTTCAAGCTggaatttatttgtttgctggACAAGTTCGAG GTTCGTGTGGATAACCAGTACTTCATCTCCTACAAGCATCGTATCCCTAATCTGTCCACCATTGAGACGTTCGTTATTGCTGGTGATGTGGTAATCTCAAATGTTCTTGGCTGTGCTTAA
- the LOC117292989 gene encoding stearoyl-CoA desaturase 5-like — MKTDIDGGCPLLDVKPQAIIVWRNVVLMATLHGAAIYALLCLTWKCYLYTLLWASLLYWVGALGITAGAHRLWAHRSYKAKLPLRLLLAMFDCIAFQMDIYFWVREHRVHHRFSETNADPHNAKRGFFFSHVGWLLCRKHPDVIEKGSKVDLSDLIADPVIRYQRKYFLPLMLFFCFIMPTTIPTLWGESLWNAYFIAAILRYCLLMNSTWLVNSAAHLWGSKPYDRSINPVENALVSTLTGGEGWHNYHHAFPWDYRAGEFGWRINPTTMFIDLMAVLGQVTDRKTTSRESVKSRKLRTG, encoded by the exons ATGAAGACTGACATAGATGGAGGATGTCCCCTACTTGACGTCAAGCCGCAAGCTATCATTGTGTGGCGTAATGTGGTTCTTATGGCAACACTGCATGGAGCAGCAATATATGCATTACTGTGTCTCACATGGAAGTGCTACTTATATACTTTACTTTGGG CAAGTCTACTCTACTGGGTTGGTGCCCTCGGGATAACAGCTGGAGCACATCGCTTATGGGCACACAGATCTTACAAAGCAAAGCTCCCTCTACGGTTACTTCTAGCCATGTTTGACTGCATAGCATTTCAA ATGGACATTTATTTCTGGGTGCGTGAACATCGTGTACATCACAGATTCTCAGAGACCAATGCTGATCCACACAATGCTAAGAGAGGGTTCTTCTTTTCCCATGTGGGTTGGCTTCTGTGCCGTAAACATCCGGATGTCATCGAGAAGGGGTCAAAGGTTGATCTGAGTGACCTCATAGCTGACCCTGTCATCCGGTATCAGAGAAA GTACTTTCTACCCTTGATGCTATTCTTCTGCTTCATCATGCCAACTACCATCCCCACCCTATGGGGAGAATCACTCTGGAACGCCTACTTCATCGCAGCAATACTACGCTACTGTCTCCTGATGAACAGTACGTGGTTAGTGAACAGCGCGGCCCACCTCTGGGGTAGCAAGCCGTACGATCGCTCCATCAACCCCGTCGAGAATGCCCTCGTGTCTACCCTCACAGGGGGAGAGGGATGGCACAACTACCACCATGCATTCCCGTGGGATTACAGGGCTGGAGAGTTCGGATGGAGAATCAACCCCACCACTATGTTCATTGATTTGATGGCTGTTTTGGGCCAGGTGACAGATAGAAAAACCACTTCAAGAGAATCCGTAAAGTCCAGGAAGTTGAGAACCGGATAA
- the LOC117293047 gene encoding uncharacterized protein LOC117293047 yields the protein MAQQRSSLSHFLRKLGELVLTRFPFFCALAFTMLCSERESSRRPEGYPHTVIYVHLALLILEGSMMSFATQRSLFALMCAIQAAVMMLVTHTSPSLRFKPWLMIRMLSRDIGVIGTYLIIASRSHEELSRRYRLTKLYPIGRSFLASYFIVLAFQLNQEVIEQKAFIHRVPGGLAVVSLFCIICLISSFMLMSEMKVKTTAQILLVLLLIIIVFVDLDFKYWQGKKVEYWNQITIVGNDVCMLAMLFMLAV from the exons ATGGCGCAGCAGAGATCGTCACTTTCTCACTTTCTGAGGAAACTCGGAGAGCTTGTCCTCACAAGATTTCCATTTTTCTGTGCCCTCGCATTTACAATGCTGTGCAGTGAAAGGGAGTCTAGTAGAAG ACCGGAGGGGTATCCTCATACTGTTATCTACGTTCATTTAGCTCTACTCATCCTTGAGGGCAGTATGATGTCATTTGCAACTCAGAGATCCTTATTTGCCTTGATGTGCGCCATTCAAGCAGCCGTTATGATGTTGGTTACTCACACAAGCCCCAGCTTACGCTTCAAACCGTGGCTCATG ATTCGAATGTTATCAAGGGATATTGGTGTCATCGGAACATACCTGATTATTGCAAGTCGTTCACACGAGGAGCTTAGCCGGCGATATCGTCTGACAAAGTTGTACCCCATTGGACGGAGCTTCCTTGCATCTTATTTCATAGTCTTGGCTTTCCAGTTGAATCAAGAAGTGATCGAGCAAAAGGCCTTTATTCATCGAGTTCCGGGTGGTCTCGCTGTAGTCTCGCTATTCTGCATTATTTGTTTGATATCCAGCTTCATGTTAATGTCCGAGATGAAAGTTAAAACAACTGCACAGATTCTTCTGGTGTTGCTTCTAATTATCATCGTTTTCGTGGATTTGGATTTTAAATATTGGCAGGGGAAGAAAGTGGAATATTGGAATCAAATAACAATTGTTGGAAATGACGTTTGTATGCTGGCTATGTTGTTTATGCTAGCTGTATGA